The following are from one region of the Coturnix japonica isolate 7356 chromosome 23, Coturnix japonica 2.1, whole genome shotgun sequence genome:
- the PTAFR gene encoding platelet-activating factor receptor: MSGESKDAAAGSVCPIDSEFRYSLFTVFYSIIFILGFVANCYVLWIFSRIYPTKKLNEIKIFMLNLTVADLLFLVTMPLWIVYYHHHGDWIMPKFLCNVAGSLFFVNTYASVAFLMVITYNRYQAVTNPIKAAQFTTQRRGIFLSAAIWIITVGSALYYIFDDNTNVEKIGSNNYTRCFERYDSTGDVTPVLVIHVIICTLFYIIFLFILAWNIIIIRTLFSKSGQQRKKAHVKQRALWMVCTVLVVFIISFVPHHIVDLPWTLTVLEQWKKENCRLRQQLNDAHQVTLCLLSMNCVLDPVIYCFLTKKFQKHVSQNLKSMKGSRKCSKQTTDTVIEGTIHQEDAVGF, from the coding sequence ATGTCTGGAGAGAGcaaagatgctgctgcaggcagtgtgTGCCCAATAGACTCTGAGTTTCGCTACAGCCTCTTCACTGTTTTCTACAGCATCATTTTCATTCTGGGCTTTGTTGCCAACTGCTACGTGCTCTGGATTTTCAGCCGTATTTACCCCACTAAGAAACTCAATGAAATCAAGATCTTTATGCTGAACCTGACAGTAGCTGACCTGCTCTTCCTGGTCACAATGCCACTGTGGATTGTTTACTATCACCACCACGGGGACTGGATCATGCCCAAGTTCCTCTGTAACGTGGCtggcagtttattttttgtgaacACCTACGCTTCTGTTGCCTTCCTGATGGTCATTACATACAACCGTTACCAAGCTGTGACGAATCCTATTAAAGCAGCTCAGTTTACCACCCAGAGAAGGGGTATCTTTCTGTCAGCAGCCATCTGGATCATAACAGTGGGCAGCgctttgtattatatttttgaTGATAATACGAACGTGGAGAAGATTGGCTCAAATAATTATACACGTTGCTTTGAGCGCTATGACTCTACTGGCGATGTTACACCTGTTCTTGTCATTCACGTCATCATCTGCACCCTCTTCTATATCATTTTCCTATTTATCCTGGCCTGGAACATCATCATTATCAGGACCCTGTTCTCCAAATCAGGGCAGCAGCGGAAGAAAGCTCATGTCAAACAAAGGGCGCTCTGGATGGTTTGCACTGTGCTGGTTGTGTTCATCATAAGCTTTGTGCCTCATCACATCGTGGACCTGCCCTGGACACTGACTGTTCTGGAgcaatggaagaaggaaaactgtCGCTTGCGCCAGCAGCTCAATGATGCTCACCAGGTGACTTTGTGCCTCTTGAGTATGAACTGCGTGTTGGACCCAGTCATCTATTGCTTCCTCACCAAGAAGTTCCAGAAGCACGTATCACAGAATCTGAAAAGCATGAAAGGGAGTCGCAAGTGCTCCAAGCAAACCACAGATACGGTGATTGAGGGCACCATCCATCAAGAGGATGCTGTTGGGTTCTAG